The genomic DNA GTTTCGATTAGCGTAACAGCAAATAAATAGTTGAGCAAAAGACACCTTCATGGATATGATTGGTGTCTTTGTTTTGTTATGTCCTGAATATTGTGTATAAAATGTGAATTATTTAAAGATTCCGATAATATGGTTGAAAACGAACAAACATTCCGTTACTATTAAAATAGGTTCTATTAATAGATAGGAGGAGACAGTATGGATCGAACATCGTATTTAGCTGGAATACTCTACTATTTAACTTGTGATGTACAAGTTCAGGAGGCAGCCATTGATATATTAAATGGAGAATTAACAGTGAAAGAGGCGGGGACTCGTCCTACTTTGCAGCCCTATGTTCTGAAGGCGAAAAAGCGGCTAAAGGAACTTGAAAAGAACAAAACCGATAAGCAACATTTAGAAATTGTTCAGTTTGTTGAAAACTACTTATATAGCTACCAATTATAGATTTACTTCTTCGATAGACCTCTATGAATTCCATCCTATTTATCGTTATGTATAAATTTTCACATAGTAGCCTAAAAAGGAAAAGCCAAAAGTATTGATTAAAATCTATTTAGCTTATTCTTACTCTTACCGTGTATTTCATCATCTCGTCGTTAAGTCCACTAACCATAAGATCTTTAGCTGTATTGCAAGCCTGTTCAAAGCAGGAATAACTTTCAGAACAATAATGTGGTTGACTTAACTCAAAGTTTCCATGATGGTCTGCAAGGTAAACAAGAACATTCCAAACATAAAAATCTTCTGTTCCATTTTTAGGATGACCGTCTAATGCGACTAGCCAGTGTACAGAAGCCTCAGACATGAATCGACTTCCTTTTAGCATGGACTGGTCATTCTCTCCAATTCGAATAAATGCGGTTGGGTAAAATTCTTGTAGATTACATTGATACATTTTAACCCCTCCTAACCTCTCGTGTTTACAATAGAAACTTCTTATATTTTTATTATATGAGCTTTACAAAAAAATTACCTCCTAAATTGTTAAAATTTTTAGAATTTTAAAAGCGTTTACATTATTTTCTCTGTGATAAGCATCACAACAGAAAAGCACTTACTTTCTTATAATCAAAGTAACAATATGAACTATTCCCCATAATACAAAACTTCTTTACAGAAGATGAAAAAGAACAATTGAAAGAAAGAATTAAAAAATAAAACGGAAGAGGGTGCCTCTTCCGTTTTATTTGTATATATCTGCAATTTGTTTGTCAGATGGAAGCAGAAGTGTTAGAAACCCAAGTAATGGGAGAAAACCGGTTGATATAATTGTTAAAGTCAATCCAATTGTATCTGCTAATATACCTAAAAATACCGATCCTAAAGCTCCCATTCCAAAAGCTAATCCTACTGTCAAACCTGCCATTGTCCCTATCTTCCCGGGAACGAGTTCTTGGGCATAAACAACGGTTACTGAAAAACTAGACATAAGTATGAAGCCCGCTATTGCCAGTAAAACGACTGCGAAATAATGAGGCACGAAGGGAAGCAAAATGGTGATTGGAGCAGAACTAATCATGGATAACAAGATGATGGTTTTTTTCCCAAACCTGTCAGCTAACGGTCCACCGAAAAAAGTACCTAATGCTCCTGCAACTAGAAACACAAATAAATAAAGCTGAGCTTGCTGTATAGAAAAGCTGTACTTATCAATTGCATAAAACGCGTAGTAATTAGTGATTCCTGAAATATACCAGGAACGAGCGAAGATTAAGAATAAGATCACAAGCAAATAGAAGCGAATTTGTCGTTGAAATGAAAATGATGCAGGCGCTATTTTCTTCATTTCTTTTGGTTTATGACCATCTATCTTTAGCTTGTTCGCGTACCAAAAAGCAATATAAACCAGTAACCCCACTGCAACTGCTGCGACAATTGTAAACCAGCCTGCCCCTTTTTGACCAAAAGGAACGAGTATAAGAGCCGTAATTAATGGAGCTAGTGCTTGCCCGGAATTACCCCCAACTTGATATATGGACTGTGCAAGCCCTCTTCTTGGTCCTGCTGCCATATAGGCAACCCTTGAACCTTCAGGATGGAAAACAGCTGATCCTAAGCCAATAAAGACCACCGATATGACAATTAGTAAGAAGCTAGGGGCAAAAGCTAGCCCTAGAACTCCTATTAAAGTAAACATCAAGCCGATGGGTAAAGCAAATGGCATAGGCTTACGATCTGTAATCATTCCAACAAAGGGCTGCATGATCGAGGATACAATATTTAGTGAAAAACCAATGATTCCTAATTGAGTAAAGCTTAGACCCATTGATTGTTCAAGGATAGGGAACATAGCGGGTACAACCGACTGAATCGAATCGTTTAATAAGTGACATAATGCGATGATGAATAAGATTTTATAAGTTGTTGCACTGTCAGTTTTTTTAAATTCTTGAACAGTAGCAGTCTGTGCCATAATAAAAAGATCTCCTTTGATTTTGAAGAATGGTATAAAAATATCTTACTAAATTTCCAGTGATTATGAAATGGTTTATTTCGTGAGGCAAAGTATATGATATAGAAGTAGATAAGTATATAATTTCCAATAGTGCTCATAAAAAAATAGAGAGCCAAACAAGCTCTCTATTTTCTCATTAACGGAAATGTAACAAGCACTGTTGTTCCTTTGTTTTCGATACTTGTAATATCAATTTCTCCATGAAACGATTGGACGATTCTTTTGCAAACAACTAGACCTAAGCCAGTACCTGACGCCTTTGACGTATAAAAAGGGTGGAAAATCTTCTCAAGCTCATCTTTTCCAATCCCAACTCCCGAATCAGAGATCGTAAGAACACATTTTTCCCTTTCTTTTGAAATACGGATGCCAAGTGTACCACCTGTGGGCATGGATTCAAATGCATTTCTCGTAATATTTAAAATGACTTGCTTCATTTGATCCTTTGTACATGAAACAACAACCGGTTCTTCAGGAAATGAATAATGGCATATCACATTGTTTAAGTTTGCTTCAGATGAAATAAGTGGTTGTAGCTCTTGAATAATCATTTTTATATCGATCGGCTCATTTTTCATGGCTGTCGGTTTTCCGAGAATTAGAAACTCGCTCACAATTTGATTAATTCGCTTAATTTCGTTATTGATAACCGAAAAATAAAATTGATCTTCTTCACCTTTATGCTTTTCACTTAGCAACTGGATAAGGCCGTTAATTCCAGTTAATGGATTTCGAATTTCATGTGCGGTGCCAGCAGCTAATGTACCTACCAGCTCAAGTTTTTGGGCCTCATTTTGTTTTCTTTCCTTAATGGATTGTCTTTTTAGTAAAATATATTTAACTAAAAGAAACAGGATATGCGTCAAAATAAAGAACAAAGTGATTGTTCCCACTAAATGAGAAATATTTGTACGTGCTGCGTTTTCATCTACCTTTACTTTAATCGTCCAGGGTAGCTGATTCATAGGAGTTGATACCCAATGACCACCTTGTTTATATAAATGTTTGGAATCGAAATCAATGATCACCTGATCTTCTTGGTTGAGGATGACTATAGGTGTTTCGGGTG from Robertmurraya sp. FSL R5-0851 includes the following:
- a CDS encoding MFS transporter, coding for MAQTATVQEFKKTDSATTYKILFIIALCHLLNDSIQSVVPAMFPILEQSMGLSFTQLGIIGFSLNIVSSIMQPFVGMITDRKPMPFALPIGLMFTLIGVLGLAFAPSFLLIVISVVFIGLGSAVFHPEGSRVAYMAAGPRRGLAQSIYQVGGNSGQALAPLITALILVPFGQKGAGWFTIVAAVAVGLLVYIAFWYANKLKIDGHKPKEMKKIAPASFSFQRQIRFYLLVILFLIFARSWYISGITNYYAFYAIDKYSFSIQQAQLYLFVFLVAGALGTFFGGPLADRFGKKTIILLSMISSAPITILLPFVPHYFAVVLLAIAGFILMSSFSVTVVYAQELVPGKIGTMAGLTVGLAFGMGALGSVFLGILADTIGLTLTIISTGFLPLLGFLTLLLPSDKQIADIYK
- a CDS encoding ATP-binding protein codes for the protein MKRHLQNLLLYSLIVVLPTLGGSYIFSQIEKEKNLLEQVQHAEWIASIHKSHWDQFISETVTSIQTLSLTSEIYVNSPEKMAPLLQKAFQTDPRYSGLFLLNEEGRLIVGSNNLLDDNLYKNSYIQEVIRTKDIIISAQVNTLKNNQKVIGLASPVLDEHSQLTFITLALLRVDHVQNIMKILTPETPIVILNQEDQVIIDFDSKHLYKQGGHWVSTPMNQLPWTIKVKVDENAARTNISHLVGTITLFFILTHILFLLVKYILLKRQSIKERKQNEAQKLELVGTLAAGTAHEIRNPLTGINGLIQLLSEKHKGEEDQFYFSVINNEIKRINQIVSEFLILGKPTAMKNEPIDIKMIIQELQPLISSEANLNNVICHYSFPEEPVVVSCTKDQMKQVILNITRNAFESMPTGGTLGIRISKEREKCVLTISDSGVGIGKDELEKIFHPFYTSKASGTGLGLVVCKRIVQSFHGEIDITSIENKGTTVLVTFPLMRK